One stretch of Dissulfurimicrobium hydrothermale DNA includes these proteins:
- a CDS encoding 4Fe-4S dicluster domain-containing protein, whose amino-acid sequence MNKYMLYLNSKRCIGCHGCEVHCKVNKGLPVGPILCEISHEPLKAVKGVPKSEFHFRSCYHCEDPFCVPICPTGAMQKRSDGIVFVDQEKCIGCMACAGACPWGVPQFNPATGKAIKCDYCMDRVDQGLRPACVAKCTTHALKFVALKEL is encoded by the coding sequence ATGAACAAATACATGCTTTATCTCAATTCAAAGCGTTGCATAGGGTGTCATGGCTGTGAGGTGCACTGCAAGGTCAACAAGGGACTCCCGGTCGGCCCTATTCTGTGTGAAATAAGCCATGAACCGTTGAAGGCCGTAAAGGGTGTGCCCAAGTCCGAGTTCCATTTCAGGTCCTGCTATCACTGTGAAGATCCTTTCTGTGTCCCTATCTGTCCGACCGGCGCCATGCAAAAGCGGTCGGACGGCATAGTTTTTGTGGATCAGGAAAAGTGCATAGGCTGTATGGCCTGCGCCGGGGCGTGTCCGTGGGGTGTGCCTCAGTTCAATCCGGCCACAGGAAAGGCGATTAAATGCGACTATTGCATGGACAGGGTCGATCAGGGGCTCAGACCAGCATGCGTGGCAAAGTGTACGACCCATGCCTTAAAGTTTGTAGCCCTTAAAGAACTCTGA
- the metK gene encoding methionine adenosyltransferase, with translation MPNFLFTSESVTEGHPDKVADQISDAILDAIIAKDPYARVACETLVTTGLALIAGEITTDCYVDMPQVVRGTIKEIGYSDSSMGFDWQTCAVLTSIDKQSPDIAMGVDRNGDIGAGDQGLMFGYACEETPDYMPMPIWYAHRLAQRLAEVRKKGILPFLRPDGKTQVTIRYEDHKPIAAHSIVVAAQHEPQVSHKEIEEAVIEEVIKKIVAPEHLTRETEFFINSTGRFVVGGPLADCGVTGRKIIVDTYGGRGHHGGGAFSGKDPTKVDRSPSYMARYVAKNIVAAGLAGECEVQVAYAIGVPRPLAINVRTYNTERIPQGRIVELIEKNFSFKPRDIIEYLDLRRPIYKKTAAYGHFGRMEPEFTWERLDMVETLKDQAGL, from the coding sequence ATGCCCAACTTCCTCTTTACATCGGAGTCGGTAACCGAGGGCCATCCAGACAAGGTAGCCGATCAGATTTCAGACGCAATTCTGGACGCGATCATCGCCAAAGACCCTTATGCAAGGGTGGCATGCGAGACCTTGGTAACCACAGGGCTTGCCCTTATCGCGGGCGAGATCACGACGGATTGCTATGTTGACATGCCGCAGGTAGTGCGCGGCACTATAAAAGAAATCGGGTACTCCGACTCGAGCATGGGATTCGACTGGCAGACCTGTGCGGTCCTGACCAGCATCGACAAGCAGTCACCCGACATCGCTATGGGCGTTGATAGAAACGGCGACATTGGCGCAGGGGACCAGGGGCTCATGTTCGGCTATGCCTGCGAGGAGACCCCCGATTATATGCCGATGCCGATCTGGTATGCGCATCGACTGGCCCAACGCCTCGCTGAGGTAAGAAAGAAAGGGATATTGCCCTTCCTGAGACCGGACGGCAAGACCCAGGTAACCATCCGCTATGAAGATCACAAACCAATCGCCGCACACTCAATAGTGGTAGCAGCCCAGCATGAACCTCAAGTGAGCCATAAAGAGATAGAAGAAGCCGTTATAGAAGAGGTAATAAAAAAGATCGTGGCCCCCGAACACCTCACCAGGGAGACTGAATTCTTCATAAACAGCACAGGTAGATTCGTCGTAGGTGGACCGCTTGCCGATTGCGGCGTTACAGGCAGGAAGATCATCGTCGACACATACGGGGGACGCGGGCATCACGGCGGCGGTGCATTCTCCGGGAAAGACCCGACCAAGGTAGACCGCTCTCCGTCCTATATGGCCAGGTATGTGGCCAAAAATATCGTGGCAGCCGGCCTCGCCGGTGAGTGCGAGGTCCAGGTGGCCTATGCTATCGGGGTGCCGAGGCCACTAGCAATAAACGTGCGCACCTACAATACAGAGAGGATACCGCAGGGACGCATAGTTGAACTCATAGAGAAGAACTTTAGCTTTAAGCCAAGGGATATAATCGAATATCTGGATCTTAGGCGGCCTATATACAAAAAGACTGCCGCATATGGCCACTTCGGGAGGATGGAACCCGAATTCACATGGGAACGTCTCGACATGGTGGAAACTTTAAAAGACCAGGCTGGGCTCTAG
- a CDS encoding sigma-54-dependent transcriptional regulator, with translation MKEDILIIDDDAAIRDGCAQVLRRRKFDVSEVSRGKEASELLDRYEYDLILLDLKMSDINGLDLLRTIREKDPIVPVVIITAYGTIQNAIEAMRLGANDFLSKPFEPDELLITVERNLKARQLAMENLFLKEELKRKEGEVKIIGESKAIKTLLEQVARLAPTDSTVLITGESGTGKGLIARRIHELSPRRDHPFVPVDCSTLVPSLFESELFGHAKGAFTGANANKMGKFELANHGTLFLDEIANIGFERQAKLLKAVEEKEISRVGSNRLTKVDVRIIAATNQDLKQAVQNGTFREDLYFRLNVVAIKTPPLRERKDDIPALAEYFLKKFGEKHGRRGLFLTEEVIRLLSQYQWPGNVREFENSMERLVIFADKEAIGPDDIELSGLPITAGGQDTFQRHGIDGVDGTESGSYETYELMPLNEMERRYVVQVLRASKGNRTETARILGIDRKTLRQKLKKWGIEEIE, from the coding sequence ATGAAAGAGGACATCTTGATTATAGATGATGACGCGGCCATAAGAGATGGATGCGCTCAGGTCTTAAGGCGGAGAAAATTCGATGTCTCTGAGGTCTCGAGGGGTAAGGAGGCATCTGAACTCCTTGACCGATATGAATACGATCTCATACTGCTCGACCTCAAGATGTCTGACATAAACGGCCTTGATCTGCTCAGGACCATCAGGGAAAAAGACCCGATCGTGCCAGTGGTTATAATTACGGCCTATGGCACCATACAAAACGCCATAGAGGCTATGCGCCTCGGAGCCAATGATTTCCTGTCAAAACCCTTTGAGCCCGACGAACTCCTTATAACTGTAGAGCGGAACCTTAAAGCCAGGCAACTTGCCATGGAAAACCTCTTTTTAAAAGAAGAGCTCAAACGCAAAGAGGGTGAGGTCAAGATCATAGGCGAAAGCAAGGCTATAAAGACCCTCTTGGAACAGGTGGCAAGACTCGCACCTACCGACAGTACAGTATTGATAACTGGGGAAAGCGGAACAGGTAAGGGTCTCATTGCAAGGCGCATCCACGAATTGAGTCCAAGGCGCGACCACCCATTCGTGCCGGTCGACTGTTCTACTCTTGTTCCATCGCTGTTTGAAAGCGAACTGTTCGGACATGCAAAGGGTGCCTTCACAGGGGCCAATGCAAATAAGATGGGTAAATTTGAACTTGCAAACCATGGGACGCTCTTTCTGGATGAAATAGCAAACATAGGCTTTGAGCGCCAGGCAAAGCTCCTTAAAGCTGTAGAGGAAAAAGAAATATCAAGGGTGGGCAGCAACAGACTCACCAAAGTGGATGTCAGAATAATAGCGGCTACGAATCAAGACCTAAAGCAGGCCGTACAAAACGGGACTTTTCGCGAAGACCTCTATTTCAGATTAAACGTAGTTGCAATAAAGACCCCACCTCTTAGGGAACGAAAAGACGATATACCAGCCTTGGCCGAATACTTTTTGAAGAAATTCGGTGAAAAGCATGGACGCCGTGGCCTTTTTCTTACAGAAGAAGTAATCCGTCTCCTGTCACAATATCAATGGCCTGGCAACGTAAGGGAATTTGAAAACAGCATGGAGCGCCTGGTGATCTTTGCCGACAAAGAGGCCATAGGACCGGACGATATCGAACTCAGCGGACTTCCAATAACAGCAGGCGGCCAAGACACTTTCCAGAGACATGGCATCGATGGTGTTGATGGAACCGAAAGCGGCTCATACGAGACATACGAACTCATGCCCCTGAATGAGATGGAACGCAGATATGTCGTGCAGGTATTGAGAGCAAGCAAAGGAAACCGCACAGAGACCGCGCGCATCCTCGGCATAGATAGAAAAACGCTACGCCAAAAACTCAAGAAGTGGGGCATAGAAGAAATAGAATGA
- a CDS encoding TetR/AcrR family transcriptional regulator: MKIADKHEKIIQSSIKVFARNGFFNSRISEIAKEANVADGTIYLYFNNKYDILVTIFEEEIGKIIAKVKQELALLESPEEKLERFAALHLSLVEENRDLAEIIQVELRQSSKFMKEYRNKKFAEYVNIISQIVRQGQAAGVFRADVMPGIFKRAFFGALDEMSRFWVLSSRKKYSVSTAAKQISEFFLQGIREKTPGQ; encoded by the coding sequence ATGAAGATAGCCGACAAACACGAAAAGATCATCCAGTCTTCCATTAAGGTCTTCGCAAGAAATGGTTTTTTTAACTCGCGGATATCCGAGATAGCGAAAGAGGCAAATGTCGCCGATGGTACTATTTATCTCTATTTTAACAATAAATATGATATATTAGTTACAATCTTTGAGGAAGAGATAGGGAAAATAATTGCAAAGGTCAAACAAGAGCTGGCCTTGCTTGAGAGCCCAGAGGAGAAGCTGGAGCGTTTTGCTGCATTGCACTTAAGCCTCGTAGAAGAAAATAGAGACCTGGCGGAGATCATCCAGGTCGAGCTGCGTCAGAGCAGTAAATTTATGAAGGAATATCGCAATAAAAAGTTCGCCGAATATGTAAACATCATCTCCCAGATAGTAAGACAAGGGCAGGCGGCAGGTGTATTCAGGGCGGACGTGATGCCGGGCATATTCAAAAGGGCGTTTTTTGGGGCGCTGGACGAGATGTCCCGCTTTTGGGTGCTTTCAAGCCGCAAAAAATATAGTGTATCGACTGCGGCAAAACAGATAAGCGAATTTTTCCTTCAAGGGATACGCGAGAAAACACCTGGCCAGTAA
- the ahcY gene encoding adenosylhomocysteinase: MDHHIKDIGLAEDGCLRIEWAAKSMPVLNQIKERFETEKPLKGMRLGACLHVTTETASLVRTLKAGGAEVYLCASNPLSTQDDVAASLVKYDAIPVFAIKGEDNETYYAHLRAVLDAKPNVTMDDGADLVSTLHTEREGLLEDIIGGTEETTTGVIRLRAMAKDGVLRYPIIAVNDANTKHLFDNRYGTGQSTLDGIIRATNRLIAGSVFVVAGYGWCGKGVAMRAKGMGARVIVTEVDPLKALEAVMDGYDVMPMAEAAPIGDFFCTVTGDIHVIRKEHFLKMKDGAIVANSGHFNVELNLNDLSDITEAKRTIRPFVEEYTIVNKRRIYVLGQGRLINLASAEGHPSSVMDMSFANQALCAEYMAKNAEKLERKVYGVPEEIDREIARLKLISMGIDIDRLTDEQARYLGSWAMGT; this comes from the coding sequence ATGGATCATCACATAAAAGATATCGGACTTGCCGAAGACGGCTGCCTCCGCATTGAATGGGCGGCAAAGAGCATGCCGGTATTAAATCAGATCAAGGAACGTTTTGAGACTGAAAAGCCTTTAAAAGGCATGAGGCTCGGTGCTTGTCTCCACGTCACAACAGAGACTGCGTCCCTTGTCCGGACACTCAAAGCAGGCGGGGCAGAGGTATATCTGTGCGCATCCAACCCATTGAGCACGCAAGATGATGTTGCTGCCTCGCTGGTAAAATACGACGCCATCCCTGTCTTTGCCATAAAGGGCGAAGACAACGAGACCTATTACGCCCATCTCCGCGCGGTACTTGATGCAAAACCGAATGTCACCATGGATGACGGCGCCGACCTCGTCTCAACACTCCACACCGAGAGAGAAGGGCTTCTTGAAGACATTATAGGCGGCACAGAGGAGACCACCACAGGCGTCATAAGACTCAGGGCCATGGCCAAGGACGGTGTACTCAGATATCCAATCATAGCAGTAAATGATGCGAACACCAAACATCTATTCGATAACCGCTATGGCACCGGCCAATCTACACTTGACGGCATCATAAGGGCCACAAACAGACTTATAGCGGGGAGTGTCTTTGTAGTGGCCGGATACGGATGGTGCGGCAAAGGTGTAGCAATGAGGGCAAAAGGCATGGGTGCAAGGGTGATAGTAACCGAAGTTGATCCGCTAAAGGCCCTCGAGGCGGTAATGGACGGCTATGACGTCATGCCTATGGCCGAAGCGGCCCCGATCGGCGATTTCTTCTGCACCGTAACAGGAGATATCCATGTTATAAGAAAGGAACACTTCCTTAAAATGAAGGATGGGGCCATAGTTGCAAATTCAGGCCACTTCAATGTAGAACTGAACCTCAATGACCTTTCCGATATCACAGAGGCCAAGAGGACTATAAGGCCATTCGTCGAGGAATATACTATCGTCAACAAAAGACGCATCTATGTCCTGGGCCAAGGACGACTTATAAACCTTGCATCTGCGGAAGGTCATCCATCGAGCGTTATGGACATGAGCTTCGCCAACCAGGCCCTGTGTGCGGAATACATGGCAAAAAACGCTGAAAAACTCGAACGGAAGGTCTATGGCGTCCCTGAAGAGATAGATCGTGAGATAGCAAGGCTTAAGCTCATCAGTATGGGCATCGATATCGACCGGTTGACGGATGAGCAGGCAAGATATCTCGGATCGTGGGCTATGGGTACGTAG
- a CDS encoding two-component system sensor histidine kinase NtrB, giving the protein MAKINPPPAKEITQEFIEYWQEISQPAVIHIKDTIIVANEAFSTLFGQQRNEDVPGRSMADFISPWPMDTPRPGWRSAMGRRGDGSNIDIEVVCLPLSVSSGILHQSLIKDVSEIKSWEDKLLQAERLTAMGKLAGEIAHEINNPLGGILLYANLIKEELNEEDVSYENIGKIIKLATRCRIIAKGLLNFGRSSSKSYAPVDLNQIIKDVYALIEDHHILKNIEVDMRFKKDLPHFMGDKGQIEQAILNLIINAGEALNNKGKLIIETDFSKEQRLVCLTVEDNGPGIPDDLLPRIFEPFFTTKRAGKGTGLGLSITHGIVQRHGGKITVNSKPGYGTRFEVKIPLSGGG; this is encoded by the coding sequence GTGGCTAAAATTAATCCGCCGCCCGCGAAAGAAATCACACAGGAATTTATAGAATACTGGCAGGAAATAAGCCAGCCGGCAGTCATCCATATAAAAGATACGATCATTGTCGCAAACGAGGCCTTTTCAACACTCTTCGGACAACAAAGAAATGAAGACGTGCCAGGGCGATCTATGGCTGACTTCATATCTCCATGGCCCATGGATACACCCAGGCCTGGATGGAGAAGCGCCATGGGCAGGCGTGGAGACGGTTCAAACATAGACATTGAGGTCGTATGTCTACCGTTGTCCGTCAGCAGCGGCATACTGCATCAGAGCCTCATCAAAGACGTCTCAGAGATCAAATCATGGGAAGACAAGCTTCTTCAGGCTGAGCGGCTTACGGCCATGGGAAAGCTTGCAGGCGAAATAGCACATGAGATCAACAATCCCCTTGGCGGGATACTGCTTTATGCGAACCTTATAAAAGAAGAACTGAACGAAGAAGACGTCTCATATGAAAACATAGGAAAGATCATAAAGCTTGCGACAAGATGCCGTATCATAGCAAAAGGGCTTTTGAATTTCGGCAGGTCTTCTTCAAAAAGCTATGCGCCGGTCGATTTGAATCAAATTATAAAAGATGTCTACGCCCTCATCGAAGATCATCATATACTGAAAAATATAGAGGTAGATATGCGCTTTAAAAAAGACCTGCCCCATTTCATGGGCGACAAAGGCCAGATTGAACAGGCAATACTTAATCTTATCATAAATGCAGGGGAGGCCCTGAACAACAAGGGAAAACTCATTATAGAAACGGATTTTTCAAAGGAACAGAGGCTTGTATGTCTTACCGTCGAAGACAATGGTCCAGGGATACCTGATGATCTACTGCCAAGGATATTTGAACCATTTTTTACTACAAAACGGGCCGGAAAGGGGACGGGACTGGGTCTTTCGATAACGCATGGCATAGTACAAAGGCACGGCGGAAAGATAACTGTAAATAGCAAACCAGGGTATGGGACCCGTTTTGAGGTAAAAATACCCCTTTCAGGCGGAGGATAG
- a CDS encoding porin — translation MGKRIYLVFFVLLCVSAWILALSLQVRADESGDIKALKAQVRELMQRIDQLEKNKKEAPPSNLNVYWNDGFRIEYKDPKTDNEYKFRFRTGIQPRYTYVFTDDTVAKNTENYSNFNFRRIRFFVDGSAPNKDWEYFVHVQLEPQSAVNIHDATIQWQKYKFARVQLGRMKIPYSIEFWQSGFMQNGADRTIFTGDSEVTKDQFGQTTYNFPSNNAPLNVSNQLLANGFPAGGMELFRSQGINVNGYVDMLGQKDFLAYWLGVYNGRDTRGFTNTDSNMLYVARIGINFLPGSDPRGPMGPSGFNHYFMQGDYGYNTKPLAALVLASFTNRDRVNNYFDTKLDTSNNNAGTKKTGIHDVENYGFDSALLFRYLGFSTDLEAGWEEFKQDPGDSKGLEQTWDRWAARANVGYFIVPKKWEAVFKAAYFERINSNNLEKSLRSGLGLVKLSDGYAVEDNLQQYIFGVNYYIHGFNQYVSADVRWMRRNFNEISVSEAKRLGFTYPISHNPSDEDDVGVRVQYQYFF, via the coding sequence ATGGGAAAGAGGATTTATCTTGTTTTTTTTGTATTGTTATGTGTATCGGCATGGATCTTGGCCCTGTCTCTGCAGGTAAGGGCTGATGAAAGCGGGGATATAAAAGCGCTCAAGGCCCAGGTAAGGGAGCTTATGCAGCGGATCGATCAACTTGAAAAGAATAAAAAGGAGGCCCCCCCTTCCAACTTGAACGTCTACTGGAATGATGGTTTCCGTATCGAGTATAAAGACCCGAAGACCGACAATGAATACAAGTTCCGTTTCAGGACCGGGATCCAGCCAAGATACACCTATGTCTTTACAGACGATACCGTTGCCAAGAATACAGAAAATTACAGCAACTTCAATTTCCGCCGCATCCGTTTCTTTGTAGATGGCAGTGCACCCAACAAAGATTGGGAATATTTTGTACATGTCCAGCTTGAGCCCCAGAGTGCAGTCAATATCCACGATGCGACTATTCAGTGGCAGAAGTATAAATTCGCCAGGGTGCAGTTAGGCCGTATGAAAATACCATACAGCATAGAGTTTTGGCAGAGCGGTTTCATGCAAAACGGCGCTGACCGCACCATATTTACAGGGGATTCAGAGGTTACCAAGGACCAATTCGGTCAGACTACCTATAATTTCCCGAGTAATAATGCCCCACTAAACGTCTCCAACCAATTGCTTGCAAATGGGTTCCCTGCCGGCGGTATGGAGCTCTTTCGTTCCCAGGGCATAAACGTGAACGGCTATGTGGACATGCTTGGCCAGAAAGATTTCCTTGCCTACTGGCTTGGTGTTTATAATGGCCGCGATACAAGAGGATTTACTAATACGGACTCCAATATGCTGTATGTGGCACGGATAGGGATTAATTTCCTGCCGGGCTCTGATCCGAGAGGTCCGATGGGGCCAAGTGGGTTTAATCACTACTTCATGCAGGGCGATTATGGCTACAACACAAAACCGCTTGCAGCCCTCGTCCTTGCCAGCTTCACAAACAGAGATAGGGTGAACAACTACTTCGACACAAAGCTCGATACCTCCAACAACAATGCAGGTACTAAAAAGACCGGAATCCATGACGTCGAAAACTACGGTTTTGATTCGGCGCTTCTCTTCAGGTATCTGGGCTTTTCCACCGACCTTGAGGCCGGGTGGGAGGAGTTCAAGCAGGATCCTGGCGACTCAAAGGGTCTGGAGCAAACATGGGACCGCTGGGCGGCCAGGGCGAATGTCGGTTACTTTATCGTGCCTAAGAAGTGGGAGGCTGTGTTTAAGGCCGCATACTTCGAGCGTATTAACAGCAACAACCTGGAAAAAAGCCTCAGAAGTGGTCTCGGTCTTGTAAAACTCAGCGATGGCTACGCGGTGGAAGACAATCTTCAGCAGTATATATTTGGTGTAAACTATTATATCCATGGCTTCAATCAGTATGTATCGGCCGATGTCCGTTGGATGCGCCGCAACTTTAATGAGATCAGTGTGTCAGAGGCCAAGAGGCTCGGCTTCACCTATCCGATAAGCCATAATCCAAGCGATGAAGACGATGTCGGTGTAAGGGTTCAGTATCAATACTTCTTCTAG
- a CDS encoding molybdopterin-dependent oxidoreductase, which yields MKKTVWSMCGMCTVRCPIRVEVEDNKIKWLEGNPHILGGALCAKGSAGVALVQDDERPQQPLIRIGGRGAGRWEKVSWYTALDYIAEKINNIINKYGGRSIMLSCRGGPFVDLPKAFIHALGSPNFTNHDSACGRNVHHASLSVYGLGRKAFAYDIKNARHLILFGRNLLESLRVAEVNQVMDMLDAGGRLTYVDVRQSVTGLKATRFFQVRPGTDYALALGMINGVVKKGFYDKEFIEHYVKDFDELVAFIEPYTPEWAAKECEIKLNKLMDFIDELGEDRPKVIFHPGWMLARYHDSFYASRALHILNVLMGNVEIKGGQIFAKGPGDCGVKGLRSLDAQVPKPTEKRADGVGWKYKHFDKGPGLFHLFYDAIETGEPYPVKALIAYRHDPFTCFPDPPAQKRALDKMDLLVSLDTHYSEFGWYSDVILPESAYLERESIIATQKGPKPRFIVRQKALEPRFDTKPAWWIFKQLADRVGIGRYFPYNTIEELWNWQLEPTGYKIEDFNEKGFIELSDKPVMYDREKLDDKFKTPSGKIEIVSGVLTEVGLPSLKPYKSPIKPPKGMFRLVFGRSAVNTHGHTINNPLLYELLPTNSLWINKRAADKLGIANGDWVDVMADGASGTIKANVTEFIHPEAVYLIHGFGRQIPLQTRAYHAGMSDQKLMTGCFLKDMDQSGGGLCLCECFIEVRRSPKNPKRSVEL from the coding sequence ATGAAAAAGACCGTATGGAGCATGTGCGGCATGTGTACCGTCAGGTGCCCTATAAGGGTGGAGGTAGAAGACAACAAGATAAAGTGGCTTGAAGGCAACCCCCATATACTTGGTGGGGCGTTGTGCGCCAAGGGGTCGGCAGGTGTTGCATTGGTTCAGGACGACGAAAGGCCCCAGCAGCCGCTCATCAGGATAGGCGGGCGCGGCGCTGGCCGGTGGGAAAAGGTGAGTTGGTATACTGCGCTCGATTATATAGCTGAAAAGATAAATAATATAATAAACAAATACGGCGGCAGAAGTATCATGTTGAGCTGTCGAGGGGGGCCATTTGTGGACCTTCCCAAGGCGTTTATCCATGCCCTTGGTTCTCCGAATTTTACAAACCACGACAGCGCCTGCGGCAGAAATGTCCATCACGCCAGCCTTTCCGTCTACGGGCTTGGGCGCAAGGCCTTTGCCTATGACATAAAAAACGCAAGACACCTGATACTATTCGGGCGCAATCTCCTTGAGTCGTTGAGGGTCGCCGAGGTAAATCAAGTAATGGACATGCTTGATGCTGGCGGGCGTCTTACCTATGTGGACGTACGCCAGTCAGTGACAGGACTTAAGGCCACGCGTTTTTTCCAGGTAAGGCCTGGGACAGACTATGCCCTCGCGCTCGGCATGATCAACGGCGTCGTAAAGAAGGGTTTTTATGACAAGGAGTTTATCGAGCACTATGTAAAGGATTTTGATGAGCTTGTGGCGTTTATCGAGCCTTATACGCCGGAATGGGCGGCAAAGGAATGCGAGATAAAACTAAACAAGCTTATGGATTTTATAGACGAGCTCGGCGAAGACCGTCCGAAGGTCATATTTCATCCAGGGTGGATGCTCGCCAGATATCACGATTCCTTCTATGCAAGCCGGGCGTTGCACATCCTGAATGTCCTCATGGGCAACGTAGAGATAAAAGGTGGTCAGATATTCGCCAAGGGTCCGGGAGACTGTGGGGTGAAAGGCCTTAGAAGTCTCGATGCCCAGGTGCCGAAGCCCACTGAGAAGCGGGCTGACGGCGTGGGCTGGAAGTACAAGCACTTTGACAAGGGGCCGGGCCTATTCCATCTCTTTTATGACGCCATCGAGACAGGGGAGCCCTATCCTGTAAAGGCACTTATAGCCTATAGGCATGATCCCTTTACATGTTTCCCCGATCCTCCGGCGCAAAAGAGGGCGCTTGACAAGATGGATCTCCTGGTCTCGCTTGATACCCACTACAGCGAGTTTGGTTGGTACAGCGATGTGATCCTGCCTGAGTCGGCATATCTTGAGAGGGAGAGCATCATTGCGACACAGAAGGGGCCCAAACCCCGCTTTATAGTCAGACAAAAGGCCCTTGAGCCGCGTTTTGATACAAAGCCTGCCTGGTGGATATTCAAACAACTGGCGGATAGGGTCGGCATCGGCCGATATTTCCCATACAATACTATAGAGGAGCTCTGGAACTGGCAGCTTGAGCCCACTGGTTACAAGATCGAGGACTTTAACGAAAAGGGTTTCATCGAACTCTCTGACAAGCCTGTTATGTACGACAGGGAAAAGCTGGATGACAAGTTTAAGACGCCGTCCGGCAAGATAGAGATTGTAAGCGGTGTATTGACAGAGGTGGGGCTTCCCTCCCTCAAGCCATATAAGAGCCCCATAAAGCCGCCGAAGGGTATGTTCAGACTGGTCTTTGGCCGTTCAGCGGTCAACACCCACGGGCATACTATCAATAACCCCCTACTTTATGAGCTATTACCTACGAATAGTCTGTGGATCAACAAGCGTGCCGCGGATAAATTGGGCATAGCCAACGGAGATTGGGTGGATGTGATGGCTGATGGTGCCAGCGGCACCATTAAGGCCAATGTGACCGAGTTTATCCATCCCGAGGCCGTGTATCTAATTCATGGCTTCGGCCGACAGATACCGCTTCAGACAAGGGCCTATCACGCGGGCATGAGCGACCAAAAGCTTATGACAGGGTGTTTCCTTAAAGACATGGATCAGTCCGGCGGCGGGCTTTGCCTGTGTGAGTGTTTTATTGAGGTAAGGCGGAGCCCCAAAAATCCGAAGAGGAGCGTTGAGCTATGA